A single window of Lutzomyia longipalpis isolate SR_M1_2022 chromosome 1, ASM2433408v1 DNA harbors:
- the LOC129786217 gene encoding uncharacterized protein LOC129786217 isoform X2, giving the protein MMVEAILKNPELFRGRKGVRAVEKWKKAWEDLTLTLNTLGPPRRLHLWHKMWKNMIARVREKQAIINGEIRTNGDASAVEPLTAMEQDILKFIKFCKTDNPSQLSNKRILKTYPGRVISKPVESVSPQKEGQRAETPIDMVIDLEDSRSHWTSSPEPTEDPEMQMKVLRTYSSCTKSVDTETISLPDLPPVTENEEQDQFDEPAQDDEDHQETENSSVQSPQPSSSVRPPEIELISDEQMSPRPSPPAKIPKNRKIFRENQENPNQDLLVENARLRAENEALKNQVKFLQQEFSKMTDILYCATV; this is encoded by the exons ATGATGGTTGAAGCTATTCTGAAGAATCCAGAACTCTTTCGTGGAAGGAAAGGAGTTCGGGCTGTTGAGAAGTGGAAGAAAGCCTGGGAGGATTTGACGCTGACTCTGAATACTCTTGGACCTCCAAGGAGACTCCATCTGTGGCACAAG ATGTGGAAGAATATGATTGCAAGGGTACGAGAGAAGCAGGCAATAATTAATGGAGAGATAAGAACGAATGGAGATGCCAGTGCTGTTGAACCCTTGACCGCCATGGAGCAAGATATcctgaaattcattaaattctgcAAGACGGACAATCCATCACAATTATCGAACAAGAGG ATCCTGAAGACCTATCCGGGACGAGTTATCTCCAAACCTGTAGAGAGCGTTAGTCCACAGAAGGAAGGTCAGAGGGCTGAAACTCCCATTGACATGGTGATAGATTTAGAAGATAGCCGTTCACATTGGACTAGTAGTCCAGAACCCACGGAAGATCCGGAGATGCAGATGAAAGTGTTGAGAACCTACAGCAGCTGCACTAAGTCTGTTGATACTGAGACAATTTCCCTCCCTGATCTTCCACCGGTAACAGAAAATGAGGAACAAGATCAATTTGATGAACCTGCTCAGGATGATGAAGATCACCAAGAAACGGAGAATTCTTCCGTTCAGAGTCCTCAGCCAAGTTCATCTGTTCGTCCTccggaaattgaattaatctcTGATGAGCAAATGTCCCCAAGACCTTCTCCTCCAGCAAAAATCCCGAAAAATCGCAAAATCTTCcgggaaaatcaggaaaatccCAATCAG GATTTGCTGGTGGAGAATGCAAGATTGAGGGCTGAAAATGAGGCGTTGAAGAATCAGGTGAAATTCCTGCAGCAAGAATTCTCAAAGATGACTGATATTCTGTACTGTGCCACTGTTTGA
- the LOC129786217 gene encoding uncharacterized protein LOC129786217 isoform X1, translated as MSEEIEEILSSPEREVSPINIPRIKVKPLHKLTNLQRIKSRNANAKQREMMVEAILKNPELFRGRKGVRAVEKWKKAWEDLTLTLNTLGPPRRLHLWHKMWKNMIARVREKQAIINGEIRTNGDASAVEPLTAMEQDILKFIKFCKTDNPSQLSNKRILKTYPGRVISKPVESVSPQKEGQRAETPIDMVIDLEDSRSHWTSSPEPTEDPEMQMKVLRTYSSCTKSVDTETISLPDLPPVTENEEQDQFDEPAQDDEDHQETENSSVQSPQPSSSVRPPEIELISDEQMSPRPSPPAKIPKNRKIFRENQENPNQDLLVENARLRAENEALKNQVKFLQQEFSKMTDILYCATV; from the exons atgagtgaagaaattgaagaaatattaagtTCTCCTGAGAGAGAAG TATCTCCAATCAACATACCGAGGATTAAAGTAAAACCCCTTCATAAGCTAACAAATctacaaagaataaaatcc agAAATGCAAATGCAAAGCAACGCGAGATGATGGTTGAAGCTATTCTGAAGAATCCAGAACTCTTTCGTGGAAGGAAAGGAGTTCGGGCTGTTGAGAAGTGGAAGAAAGCCTGGGAGGATTTGACGCTGACTCTGAATACTCTTGGACCTCCAAGGAGACTCCATCTGTGGCACAAG ATGTGGAAGAATATGATTGCAAGGGTACGAGAGAAGCAGGCAATAATTAATGGAGAGATAAGAACGAATGGAGATGCCAGTGCTGTTGAACCCTTGACCGCCATGGAGCAAGATATcctgaaattcattaaattctgcAAGACGGACAATCCATCACAATTATCGAACAAGAGG ATCCTGAAGACCTATCCGGGACGAGTTATCTCCAAACCTGTAGAGAGCGTTAGTCCACAGAAGGAAGGTCAGAGGGCTGAAACTCCCATTGACATGGTGATAGATTTAGAAGATAGCCGTTCACATTGGACTAGTAGTCCAGAACCCACGGAAGATCCGGAGATGCAGATGAAAGTGTTGAGAACCTACAGCAGCTGCACTAAGTCTGTTGATACTGAGACAATTTCCCTCCCTGATCTTCCACCGGTAACAGAAAATGAGGAACAAGATCAATTTGATGAACCTGCTCAGGATGATGAAGATCACCAAGAAACGGAGAATTCTTCCGTTCAGAGTCCTCAGCCAAGTTCATCTGTTCGTCCTccggaaattgaattaatctcTGATGAGCAAATGTCCCCAAGACCTTCTCCTCCAGCAAAAATCCCGAAAAATCGCAAAATCTTCcgggaaaatcaggaaaatccCAATCAG GATTTGCTGGTGGAGAATGCAAGATTGAGGGCTGAAAATGAGGCGTTGAAGAATCAGGTGAAATTCCTGCAGCAAGAATTCTCAAAGATGACTGATATTCTGTACTGTGCCACTGTTTGA
- the LOC129786223 gene encoding ADP-ribosylation factor-like protein 16 encodes MSHICIGAKGSGKTHLLNSLRDEDSINETSHSVSTVGTNIYTIKNPHVKDVELSNKQKARQMISVQVREIGGTMAPIWRRYFEGVTHVIYVLDTSNLCQISGAGVLLYTVLTEPRLQTADILLVLTKMDLAYRQMRNEALLMIQLAKLRKELRQRITVVETSAVTKNGLNDVLDWLFLPPKKASQVKALEAH; translated from the exons ATGTCTCATATTTGCATTGGAGCGAAGGGATCTG gaAAAACTCATTTGTTGAATAGTTTGCGGGATGAAGACTCTATAAATGAAACCTCCCACTCTGTGTCGACTGTCGGGACGAATATCTACACCATTAAGAATCCTCATGTGAAGGATGTGGAGTTGAGTAACAAGCAGAAAGCTCGACAAATGATAAGTGTGCAAGTGCGTGAAATTGGCGGGACAATGGCTCCCATTTGGAGGAGATACTTTGAGGGGGTTACTCACGTCATTTACGTCCTGGACACGTCGAATCTCTGCCAAATCTCCGGTGCTGGTGTGCTGCTGTACACTGTCCTCACTGAGCCACGCCTGCAGACAGCCGACATACTCCTCGTCCTCACCAAGATGGATCTCGCGTACAGGCAGATGCGCAACGAAGCCCTGCTGATGATTCAGCTGGCAAAGCTTCGAAAGGAACTCCGTCAGCGTATCACTGTCGTCGAGACGAGTGCTGTGACGAAGAATGGGCTAAATGATGTACTAGACTGGCTCTTCCTACCCCCCAAGAAAGCCTCCCAAGTGAAAGCACTTGAAGCAcactaa
- the LOC129786219 gene encoding wolframin: protein MATWTRNEPQKSSTRKKWNLENKQSLNNLKYQIAEDGCSEIQYDMATKLLAENSDVDNEVKGVYWLTRAAKEGHEGALALLKECFETGRGISASNECEVQACLSMSRAERAARKAAREVFVCLSKGEEYITAAQLEQKMREIYRIQKNRRRRGAQENLENGVSASPQLYRRRVLNGDEELFTEANLLSAAGQYSHGHLPNMMRDLTVTAPHPHSLDHVPLLYRPIVHPLLFWTLIYHRLIKLLARLPECDYNVKIPILLFAYLLFSNDSVSLATFVPTFAYYLSILIMVVATFKVLKAKHDYVDFRIWSGLFLRYGDESLETENTEAQFLRNNLKPFMYFFGALITNLMLTPIVSDQWIPHSEMTVVAFVLTFITLFAFMYSTSSFMPDYLILISFGVNILAKHPYEMDSVVNLGWRFLDMQAPAYQSFVIGNGIEFCLNCRALLYLIIPLLLIQIAARENWRGIYKFLIPHCVTLSWLQICISSSQFSTMFGLVRATLGLAGVFLFLPLFGIATLLLPVFTLVDTFIATTPTIKLSVIALIAIVILIACSFLATNPTTQKYLTFFQFSICIAVVAIQISPLVSPPISVPRNEDSLFSPLIETLNPIEAPPDFTERSFGMSWDVFYRYCHNPAWEHVSKVHSRIRCSALNGVTVKWDGSVKEVDLGRIRNTREMLLKYVKPKILRDALVCYFGEETAVRCGAGEDCEEMKEFIESNAKCNLGKFNTYDYQITVRMSSGVFKAPTEISLMADHDFGNFTMRLNQSDRIWFVGELSLLREAEKKVSDVRIDVKAMGCLSCSDKELSFIRARGSDYRWETFSQSFVKCGKYVLNIIFNPLLTFK from the exons ATGGCCACTTGGACAAGGAATGAACCCCAAAAATCCTCAACGAGGAAGAAATGGAATCTCGAAA atAAACAATCCCTGAATAATCTCAAGTACCAAATAGCTGAGGATGGATGCTCAGAAATTCAGTATGATATGGCAACAAAGTTGCTGGCAGAGAATTCCG aTGTGGACAATGAGGTGAAGGGTGTTTATTGGCTCACAAGGGCCGCTAAGGAGGGTCATGAGGGGGCCCTGGCACTGCTGAAGGAGTGCTTTGAGACTGGCCGTGGGATCAGTGCGTCAAATGAGTGCGAAGTTCAGGCTTGCTTGTCAATGAGCAGGGCTGAGAGGGCGGCCCGGAAAGCCGCTCGGGAGGTCTTTGTGTGCCTCTCGAAGGGCGAGGAGTACATAACGGCGGCCCAGCTTGAGCAGAAGATGCGCGAAATCTATCGAATCCAGAAGAATCGACGACGACGTGGTGCCCAGGAGAATCTGGAGAATGGTGTTTCAGCAAGTCCTCAGCTCTACCGTCGTCGGGTGCTGAATGGGGATGAAGAGCTCTTCACGGAGGCGAATCTCCTCTCAGCAGCCGGGCAGTACTCACATGGGCATCTGCCGAATATGATGCGAGATCTCACCGTTACAGCCCCTCATCCGCATTCCCTCGACCACGTGCCACTCCTCTATCGTCCTATTGTGCATCCCCTCCTTTTCTGGACCCTCATCTACCATCGTCTGATAAAACTCCTGGCGCGGCTTCCGGAATGCGACTACAACGTCAAAATTCCCATCCTCCTCTTTGCCTACCTCCTCTTCTCCAATGACAGCGTTTCCTTGGCAACATTTGTGCCCACCTTTGCCTACTACCTGTCCATCCTCATCATGGTCGTGGCTACGTTCAAAGTTCTCAAAGCAAAGCACGACTACGTGGACTTCCGGATATGGTCAGGACTCTTCCTCCGCTATGGTGATGAATCGCTGGAGACAGAGAATACAGAAGCACAATTCCTCCGGAATAATCTCAAGCCATTCATGTACTTCTTCGGAGCACTTATCACCAACCTCATGCTGACGCCAATTGTGTCAGATCAGTGGATCCCTCATTCAGAGATGACTGTTGTGGCATTTGTGCTCACCTTCATCACACTCTTCGCCTTCATGTACTCCACATCCTCCTTCATGCCCGATTACCTCATTCTCATCTCCTTTGGCGTGAACATCCTGGCAAAGCATCCCTACGAGATGGACAGTGTGGTGAATCTCGGATGGCGCTTCCTGGACATGCAGGCACCCGCCTACCAATCCTTTGTCATTGGCAATGGCATTGAGTTCTGCCTCAACTGTCGTGCTCTCCTCTACCTCATCATCCCACTCCTACTCATCCAGATTGCAGCACGAGAGAATTGGCGTGGGATCTACAAGTTTCTCATTCCACACTGCGTCACTCTCAGCTGGCTGCAGATCTGCATCTCCAGCTCTCAGTTCTCAACGATGTTTGGTCTTGTCCGGGCAACACTGGGCCTCGCTGGAGTCTTCCTCTTTCTGCCCCTTTTCGGCATCGCAACACTCCTCCTGCCCGTCTTCACGCTCGTGGATACCTTCATTGCCACAACGCCTACAATTAAGTTGTCTGTTATTGCTCTCATTGCCATTGTCATCCTCATTGCGTGCAGCTTCCTGGCTACAAATCCCACCACGCAGAAGTACTTGACTTTCTTCCAG TTCTCAATTTGCATCGCCGTGGTTGCCATTCAAATCAGCCCTCTAGTCTCACCACCTATCTCAGTGCCACGCAACGAAGACTCTCTCTTCAGCCCATTAATTGAGACTCTAAATCCCATTGAGGCACCGCCTGACTTCACGGAGAGATCCTTCGGCATGTCCTGGGATGTCTTCTACCGGTACTGCCATAATCCAGCGTGGGAGCATGTGAGTAAGGTCCACTCCCGCATTCGCTGCAGTGCCCTCAATGGGGTCACCGTGAAGTGGGATGGAAGTGTGAAGGAAGTGGACCTGGGGAGGATTCGCAATACGCGGGAAATGCTGCTGAAGTACGTTAAGCCAAAGATACTCAGGGATGCGCTTGTTTGCTACTTTGGCGAGGAAACTGCCGTCCGCTGTGGCGCCGGGGAGGATTGCGAGGAGATGAAGGAGTTCATTGAGAGCAATGCTAAATgcaatttaggaaaattcaacac ATACGACTATCAGATTACAGTTCGTATGAGTTCGGGCGTCTTCAAGGCACCCACAGAGATCTCCTTGATGGCTGATCATGATTTTGGGAATTTCACAATGCGCCTCAATCAATCGGATCGCATTTGGTTTGTTGGGGAATTGAGTTTACTGCGTGAGGCCGAGAAGAAGGTGTCTGATGTGCGAATAGATGTGAAGGCAATGGGATGTCTGAGCTGCTCGGATAAGGAGTTGTCATTCATCCGGGCACGTGGCAGTGACTACAGATGGGAGACATTTAGTCAGAGCTTCGTTAAATGCGGCAAATACGTTCTCAATATCATCTTCAACCCACTGCTGACGTTCAAATGA
- the LOC129786220 gene encoding steroid hormone receptor ERR2 isoform X1: protein MFSSAHEVFRKIRNNAEIRNHIESDSESAGINQVSMMAEENGARIKQEVDTNSCCSPSPSTGNNAHGVNFRTSPNSTIEYKVTLLDHANSSPESPDGQFCSSTTSALGEVSSDSIQQSTIKEELPRRICLVCGDTASGFHYGVASCEACKAFFKRTIQGNIEYTCPANNVCEINKRRRKACQACRFQKCLRMGMLKEGVRLDRVRGGRQKYRRNPLNSPYQLQLPHSNAISTGGATLEDNKILEMLSSFEPDPLCVGHGGIDLMNRQMDVKVFMDDRMGVDAQEMLSVLSDLYDRELVNVISWAKQIPGFTDLPLNDQMKLLQGSWAEILILQLAHRSVPFNGKLYFATDFWLDERSAKECGAVELYSHCALTIQRVERIAASKEEYYLLKALLLANCDVKLDNYGALRKFRETILAALNDCVYVLRHSTAVSHQQQLLLLLPALRQADPIIRKFWSRIYREGNVTMNKLFLEMLEPVSR from the exons gTTTCTATGATGGCAGAGGAAAATGGTGCGAGGATTAAGCAAGAGGTCGATACAAATTCATGCTGCAGTCCATCTCCATCAACGGGAAACAATGCACACGGTGTCAACTTCAGAACATCTCCAAATTCAACT atTGAGTACAAAGTGACGTTGCTGGATCATGCAAATTCGTCACCAGAATCACCCGATGGCCAGTTCTGTAGCTCAACAACATCAGCCTTGGGTGAGGTTTCGAGTGATTCTATTCAACAGAGTACAATAAAAGAGGAATTGCCAAG GAGGATTTGCTTGGTGTGTGGCGACACAGCGTCTGGCTTTCACTACGGTGTGGCGAGCTGTGAGGCGTGTAAAGCATTCTTCAAGCGTACCATCCAGGGGAATATTGAGTACACATGCCCAGCAAATAATGTGTGTGAGATCAACAAGAGGCGCCGTAAGGCGTGTCAGGCGTGTCGCTTCCAGAAGTGCTTACGCATGGGGATGCTGAAGGAGGGCGTCCGGCTGGATCGGGTGCGTGGTGGGAGGCAGAAATACCGGCGAAATCCCCTAAATAGTCCATACCAATTGCAATTACCTCACTCAAATGCCATCTCAACGGGTGGCGCAACGCTCGAGGATAACAAAATCCTGGAGATGTTGTCGTCATTCGAACCTGATCCCCTGTGCGTGGGTCATGGTGGGATTGACCTCATGAACCGGCAGATGGATGTGAAAGTCTTCATGGATGATCGCATGGGTGTCGATGCTCAGGAAATGCTTAGTGTTTTAAGTGATTTGTACGATAGAGAATTAGTCAATGTTATCAGTTGGGCAAAACAAATTCCAG GCTTTACAGATTTACCTCTGAATGATCAGATGAAACTCCTCCAGGGAAGCTGGGCGGAAATTCTCATTCTACAGCTGGCTCATCGATCAGTGCCATTTAATGGCAAATTGTACTTTGCAACGGATTTCTGGCTGGATGAGAGATCAGCAAAGGAATGCGGTGCAGTAGAATTGTACAGTCAT TGTGCCCTTACAATTCAGCGCGTGGAAAGAATTGCGGCCAGCAAAGAGGAATATTACTTACTTAAGGCTCTTCTATTGGCGAATTGTGATGTTAAATTGGACAATTATGGAGCTCTGAGGAAATTCCGGGAGACCATTCTCGCTGCACTCAATGATTGTGTTTATGTGCTgag GCATAGTACAGCAGTTTCCCACCAGCAACAGCTGCTCCTTCTGTTGCCGGCTCTAAGGCAGGCGGATCCCATCATCAGAAAGTTCTGGAGCCGAATCTACCGGGAGGGGAATGTCACGATGAATAAGTTATTTCTTGAGATGCTGGAACCTGTTTCGCG ATAA
- the LOC129786220 gene encoding steroid hormone receptor ERR2 isoform X3, which translates to MMAEENGARIKQEVDTNSCCSPSPSTGNNAHGVNFRTSPNSTIEYKVTLLDHANSSPESPDGQFCSSTTSALGEVSSDSIQQSTIKEELPRRICLVCGDTASGFHYGVASCEACKAFFKRTIQGNIEYTCPANNVCEINKRRRKACQACRFQKCLRMGMLKEGVRLDRVRGGRQKYRRNPLNSPYQLQLPHSNAISTGGATLEDNKILEMLSSFEPDPLCVGHGGIDLMNRQMDVKVFMDDRMGVDAQEMLSVLSDLYDRELVNVISWAKQIPGFTDLPLNDQMKLLQGSWAEILILQLAHRSVPFNGKLYFATDFWLDERSAKECGAVELYSHCALTIQRVERIAASKEEYYLLKALLLANCDVKLDNYGALRKFRETILAALNDCVYVLRHSTAVSHQQQLLLLLPALRQADPIIRKFWSRIYREGNVTMNKLFLEMLEPVSR; encoded by the exons ATGATGGCAGAGGAAAATGGTGCGAGGATTAAGCAAGAGGTCGATACAAATTCATGCTGCAGTCCATCTCCATCAACGGGAAACAATGCACACGGTGTCAACTTCAGAACATCTCCAAATTCAACT atTGAGTACAAAGTGACGTTGCTGGATCATGCAAATTCGTCACCAGAATCACCCGATGGCCAGTTCTGTAGCTCAACAACATCAGCCTTGGGTGAGGTTTCGAGTGATTCTATTCAACAGAGTACAATAAAAGAGGAATTGCCAAG GAGGATTTGCTTGGTGTGTGGCGACACAGCGTCTGGCTTTCACTACGGTGTGGCGAGCTGTGAGGCGTGTAAAGCATTCTTCAAGCGTACCATCCAGGGGAATATTGAGTACACATGCCCAGCAAATAATGTGTGTGAGATCAACAAGAGGCGCCGTAAGGCGTGTCAGGCGTGTCGCTTCCAGAAGTGCTTACGCATGGGGATGCTGAAGGAGGGCGTCCGGCTGGATCGGGTGCGTGGTGGGAGGCAGAAATACCGGCGAAATCCCCTAAATAGTCCATACCAATTGCAATTACCTCACTCAAATGCCATCTCAACGGGTGGCGCAACGCTCGAGGATAACAAAATCCTGGAGATGTTGTCGTCATTCGAACCTGATCCCCTGTGCGTGGGTCATGGTGGGATTGACCTCATGAACCGGCAGATGGATGTGAAAGTCTTCATGGATGATCGCATGGGTGTCGATGCTCAGGAAATGCTTAGTGTTTTAAGTGATTTGTACGATAGAGAATTAGTCAATGTTATCAGTTGGGCAAAACAAATTCCAG GCTTTACAGATTTACCTCTGAATGATCAGATGAAACTCCTCCAGGGAAGCTGGGCGGAAATTCTCATTCTACAGCTGGCTCATCGATCAGTGCCATTTAATGGCAAATTGTACTTTGCAACGGATTTCTGGCTGGATGAGAGATCAGCAAAGGAATGCGGTGCAGTAGAATTGTACAGTCAT TGTGCCCTTACAATTCAGCGCGTGGAAAGAATTGCGGCCAGCAAAGAGGAATATTACTTACTTAAGGCTCTTCTATTGGCGAATTGTGATGTTAAATTGGACAATTATGGAGCTCTGAGGAAATTCCGGGAGACCATTCTCGCTGCACTCAATGATTGTGTTTATGTGCTgag GCATAGTACAGCAGTTTCCCACCAGCAACAGCTGCTCCTTCTGTTGCCGGCTCTAAGGCAGGCGGATCCCATCATCAGAAAGTTCTGGAGCCGAATCTACCGGGAGGGGAATGTCACGATGAATAAGTTATTTCTTGAGATGCTGGAACCTGTTTCGCG ATAA
- the LOC129786220 gene encoding steroid hormone receptor ERR2 isoform X2 has product MSPMNSWVENLVSMMAEENGARIKQEVDTNSCCSPSPSTGNNAHGVNFRTSPNSTIEYKVTLLDHANSSPESPDGQFCSSTTSALGEVSSDSIQQSTIKEELPRRICLVCGDTASGFHYGVASCEACKAFFKRTIQGNIEYTCPANNVCEINKRRRKACQACRFQKCLRMGMLKEGVRLDRVRGGRQKYRRNPLNSPYQLQLPHSNAISTGGATLEDNKILEMLSSFEPDPLCVGHGGIDLMNRQMDVKVFMDDRMGVDAQEMLSVLSDLYDRELVNVISWAKQIPGFTDLPLNDQMKLLQGSWAEILILQLAHRSVPFNGKLYFATDFWLDERSAKECGAVELYSHCALTIQRVERIAASKEEYYLLKALLLANCDVKLDNYGALRKFRETILAALNDCVYVLRHSTAVSHQQQLLLLLPALRQADPIIRKFWSRIYREGNVTMNKLFLEMLEPVSR; this is encoded by the exons ATGTCCCCAATGAACAGTTGGGTAGAGAATTTg gTTTCTATGATGGCAGAGGAAAATGGTGCGAGGATTAAGCAAGAGGTCGATACAAATTCATGCTGCAGTCCATCTCCATCAACGGGAAACAATGCACACGGTGTCAACTTCAGAACATCTCCAAATTCAACT atTGAGTACAAAGTGACGTTGCTGGATCATGCAAATTCGTCACCAGAATCACCCGATGGCCAGTTCTGTAGCTCAACAACATCAGCCTTGGGTGAGGTTTCGAGTGATTCTATTCAACAGAGTACAATAAAAGAGGAATTGCCAAG GAGGATTTGCTTGGTGTGTGGCGACACAGCGTCTGGCTTTCACTACGGTGTGGCGAGCTGTGAGGCGTGTAAAGCATTCTTCAAGCGTACCATCCAGGGGAATATTGAGTACACATGCCCAGCAAATAATGTGTGTGAGATCAACAAGAGGCGCCGTAAGGCGTGTCAGGCGTGTCGCTTCCAGAAGTGCTTACGCATGGGGATGCTGAAGGAGGGCGTCCGGCTGGATCGGGTGCGTGGTGGGAGGCAGAAATACCGGCGAAATCCCCTAAATAGTCCATACCAATTGCAATTACCTCACTCAAATGCCATCTCAACGGGTGGCGCAACGCTCGAGGATAACAAAATCCTGGAGATGTTGTCGTCATTCGAACCTGATCCCCTGTGCGTGGGTCATGGTGGGATTGACCTCATGAACCGGCAGATGGATGTGAAAGTCTTCATGGATGATCGCATGGGTGTCGATGCTCAGGAAATGCTTAGTGTTTTAAGTGATTTGTACGATAGAGAATTAGTCAATGTTATCAGTTGGGCAAAACAAATTCCAG GCTTTACAGATTTACCTCTGAATGATCAGATGAAACTCCTCCAGGGAAGCTGGGCGGAAATTCTCATTCTACAGCTGGCTCATCGATCAGTGCCATTTAATGGCAAATTGTACTTTGCAACGGATTTCTGGCTGGATGAGAGATCAGCAAAGGAATGCGGTGCAGTAGAATTGTACAGTCAT TGTGCCCTTACAATTCAGCGCGTGGAAAGAATTGCGGCCAGCAAAGAGGAATATTACTTACTTAAGGCTCTTCTATTGGCGAATTGTGATGTTAAATTGGACAATTATGGAGCTCTGAGGAAATTCCGGGAGACCATTCTCGCTGCACTCAATGATTGTGTTTATGTGCTgag GCATAGTACAGCAGTTTCCCACCAGCAACAGCTGCTCCTTCTGTTGCCGGCTCTAAGGCAGGCGGATCCCATCATCAGAAAGTTCTGGAGCCGAATCTACCGGGAGGGGAATGTCACGATGAATAAGTTATTTCTTGAGATGCTGGAACCTGTTTCGCG ATAA